From Nitrobacter sp. NHB1, a single genomic window includes:
- a CDS encoding DUF1488 family protein has product MTLTRGAFRGFEFDRMVVLFSMMNDKVEIPCAISTDALDSLGKSGRIAPAQRAAQFERLRDRIEDCAIRKFQNSEFEGKPPGLILRSTDFR; this is encoded by the coding sequence ATGACGCTGACACGCGGAGCCTTTCGCGGCTTCGAATTCGACCGCATGGTCGTGCTGTTCTCGATGATGAACGACAAGGTGGAAATCCCCTGCGCCATCAGCACCGACGCGCTGGACAGCCTGGGAAAATCCGGGCGCATCGCGCCTGCCCAGCGCGCGGCGCAGTTCGAGCGATTACGCGACCGGATCGAGGATTGCGCGATCCGCAAGTTCCAGAACTCCGAATTCGAGGGCAAGCCGCCCGGTCTCATCCTGCGCAGCACCGACTTTCGCTGA
- a CDS encoding cold-shock protein — translation MATGTVKWFNATKGFGFIQPDGGGQDIFVHISAVERAGLSSLNDGQKVSFEAKTDSMRGKTSAENLRVD, via the coding sequence ATGGCAACTGGAACAGTGAAGTGGTTCAACGCGACAAAGGGCTTCGGCTTTATTCAGCCTGACGGTGGCGGACAGGATATCTTCGTTCATATCAGCGCGGTCGAACGCGCTGGTCTGAGTTCCCTCAATGACGGTCAGAAGGTTTCGTTCGAAGCCAAGACCGACAGCATGCGCGGCAAGACCAGTGCTGAAAACCTTCGCGTCGATTAA
- a CDS encoding class I mannose-6-phosphate isomerase, whose product MTIEHAVMQMHRKPWGSTDLLPWAAAPANGDAIGELWFERADAVAPKSALLLKLLFTAEPLSIQVHPDDDFARSIGLPNGKTEAWYILSAKPGAQVAVGLKHPLSSAELRASIEDSSIADKVQWRPVRNGDAIFVSAGTIHAIGAGIVLAEIQQQSDATFRLFDYGRQRELHVDHAVAVAKTGPAESQLPPHKLTEARTALVVSPHFVLEQFDLPVNSIWMLDAPEETWVLVLGGHARIGLIDASRGDAIFADADRAGIETGDEGVMGLLAYLGPNVNSSALEQQSNIGTVTGPVSACAPSTQTASEHLPPFAEQEAQT is encoded by the coding sequence GTGACGATCGAACATGCCGTTATGCAAATGCATCGCAAGCCTTGGGGAAGCACCGATTTGCTGCCATGGGCTGCGGCACCTGCAAACGGAGATGCGATCGGTGAGCTGTGGTTCGAACGTGCTGATGCCGTCGCGCCAAAATCGGCGTTGCTTCTCAAGTTGTTGTTCACAGCCGAGCCGCTATCCATTCAGGTTCATCCGGACGACGATTTTGCGCGGTCCATCGGCCTGCCGAACGGCAAAACTGAGGCCTGGTATATTCTCTCTGCGAAGCCCGGCGCGCAGGTTGCCGTTGGTTTGAAACATCCGCTGTCATCAGCGGAGTTGCGCGCTTCGATCGAAGACAGTTCCATCGCTGATAAGGTGCAGTGGCGCCCGGTTCGTAACGGCGATGCGATCTTCGTCTCTGCGGGCACCATTCATGCCATCGGCGCCGGAATCGTTCTTGCGGAAATCCAGCAGCAAAGCGACGCCACCTTTCGCCTGTTCGACTATGGACGGCAACGTGAATTGCATGTCGATCATGCCGTGGCCGTTGCCAAAACAGGACCGGCCGAATCTCAGCTACCGCCGCATAAGCTGACCGAAGCAAGAACCGCGCTCGTCGTCAGCCCGCATTTTGTACTGGAGCAGTTCGATCTTCCGGTAAATTCCATCTGGATGCTCGACGCGCCGGAAGAGACCTGGGTTTTGGTTCTCGGAGGCCATGCCCGGATCGGTTTGATCGACGCATCTCGCGGCGATGCCATTTTTGCGGACGCGGATCGGGCCGGAATCGAAACCGGTGATGAGGGTGTGATGGGCTTGCTCGCCTATCTCGGCCCGAATGTAAATTCCAGCGCGCTTGAGCAGCAGAGCAATATCGGCACCGTTACCGGTCCGGTTTCTGCGTGCGCGCCATCAACGCAGACTGCGTCCGAACACCTGCCGCCGTTCGCAGAACAGGAGGCACAGACATGA
- a CDS encoding glycosyltransferase family 4 protein, protein MTTLNRMALIGNSLPRRCGIATFTTDLQRAVADSRPDLEATIVAMTDHDQLYDYPPTVGFQINDSRLEDYIGAADFLNGGKFEAVSLQHEFGIFGGEAGDRIMVLLSRLTMPIVTTLHTVLSEPTTAQRDVLSRIVAVSSKIVVMAEKGRELLRAVYQVPDEKIEVIPHGIPEFEFVEPDGAKAKLGFTNRAVILTFGLLSPNKGVEVMIDAMPSILKSRPDAVYVVLGATHPNLVRDQGEAYRESLIERARKAGVEDHVVFLDQFVDQKTLLDFISMCDVYVTPYLNEAQMTSGTLAYSFGLGKAVVSTPYWHARELLADGRGILVPFGDAAAIGSEIAKLLKNDALRQAMRKRAYSSSRSMTWERTADRYMSVFENAGRRHRLKTIARSDTSTLLRDSHAPPEMQIDHFLSMCDDTGLFQHAVHCVPDRSHGYCIDDNARALLLACALNNPGEQRLPEVLTARFAAFVQHAWNPDTKRFRNFMGFNRSWLEDAGSEDSHGRTLWALGVCALADANPSRRTWAAALFADVMSTAEKLGSPRAWAFVLLGLDAYCAAVVNDARAISLRLLLVNRLMSILAAVETPDWLWFEEGLAYDNARLPQALILTGIATKTSAYLEAGLKSLHWLVTQQTSTTGQFRPVGTEGFSDRRKPPQAFDQQPLEAAATIAACLAAWRADHDVEWKAEAARVFAWFLGSNDLSVSLVDLETGSCRDGLHPDRPNENRGGESVVSYLLGLCEIRQIARLSESRANLLPRVA, encoded by the coding sequence ATGACCACGCTGAATCGCATGGCGTTGATTGGCAACTCATTGCCCCGCCGGTGCGGAATTGCGACCTTCACCACCGATCTCCAGCGCGCCGTCGCCGACTCTCGTCCGGATCTCGAAGCTACCATCGTGGCCATGACCGATCATGATCAGCTCTACGATTATCCGCCCACCGTCGGTTTCCAGATCAACGATAGCCGCCTCGAAGACTATATCGGGGCAGCGGATTTCCTGAACGGCGGTAAGTTCGAGGCCGTCTCTCTGCAGCACGAATTTGGTATTTTCGGAGGCGAGGCCGGCGATCGCATCATGGTGCTGCTGTCGCGGCTCACCATGCCGATCGTCACGACGCTGCACACGGTTCTGTCCGAACCGACAACCGCGCAGCGCGACGTGCTTTCGCGCATCGTGGCGGTTTCGTCCAAGATCGTCGTCATGGCCGAAAAGGGCCGCGAACTGTTGCGCGCGGTCTATCAGGTGCCCGACGAAAAGATCGAAGTCATCCCTCACGGCATTCCGGAGTTTGAATTCGTCGAGCCGGACGGAGCCAAAGCCAAGCTCGGATTCACCAACAGAGCGGTAATTCTGACGTTCGGTCTGCTCTCACCCAACAAGGGCGTCGAGGTCATGATCGATGCCATGCCGTCCATTCTCAAAAGCCGGCCGGATGCCGTCTACGTCGTTCTCGGCGCCACCCATCCGAACCTGGTGCGGGATCAGGGCGAGGCTTATCGTGAGAGTCTCATCGAGCGCGCCCGCAAGGCCGGCGTCGAGGATCACGTGGTGTTTCTGGATCAGTTTGTCGATCAGAAGACGCTGCTCGATTTCATTTCCATGTGCGACGTCTACGTCACGCCTTATCTCAACGAAGCCCAGATGACGTCAGGCACGCTGGCTTACAGTTTTGGGCTGGGGAAAGCCGTCGTTTCCACGCCATATTGGCATGCGAGGGAATTGCTTGCTGACGGCCGCGGCATTCTGGTGCCGTTTGGCGATGCTGCAGCGATCGGCAGCGAGATTGCAAAGCTGCTGAAGAACGACGCGCTGCGGCAGGCGATGCGAAAGCGTGCCTATTCGAGCAGCCGCTCCATGACGTGGGAACGAACGGCGGATCGCTACATGTCCGTGTTTGAAAATGCCGGCCGCAGGCATCGGCTCAAGACGATTGCCCGATCGGACACCAGCACGTTGTTGCGAGACAGCCATGCTCCGCCGGAAATGCAGATCGATCATTTCCTGTCGATGTGCGACGATACCGGCCTGTTTCAGCACGCCGTTCACTGCGTGCCGGATCGCTCTCACGGCTATTGCATTGATGACAATGCGCGCGCGCTGCTGTTGGCATGCGCGCTCAACAATCCCGGCGAGCAACGCCTGCCTGAGGTGCTGACGGCCCGCTTCGCCGCTTTTGTCCAGCATGCATGGAATCCCGACACGAAACGTTTCCGCAATTTCATGGGCTTCAATCGCAGCTGGCTTGAAGACGCGGGATCGGAGGATAGCCATGGCCGAACGCTCTGGGCGTTGGGCGTGTGTGCGCTTGCTGACGCAAACCCGTCCCGGCGGACATGGGCGGCGGCGCTGTTCGCCGACGTCATGTCAACCGCGGAGAAACTTGGTTCACCGCGCGCGTGGGCATTCGTGTTGCTGGGGCTCGACGCCTACTGCGCCGCGGTTGTCAATGATGCGCGGGCGATCAGCCTTCGCCTTCTTCTCGTGAATAGATTAATGTCGATTCTTGCCGCGGTCGAGACGCCGGACTGGCTCTGGTTCGAGGAAGGGCTGGCCTATGACAATGCTCGCTTGCCGCAAGCACTGATCCTGACCGGCATCGCCACTAAGACATCGGCCTATCTCGAAGCCGGTCTGAAATCCCTGCACTGGCTCGTGACGCAGCAGACCTCCACCACCGGTCAGTTCAGACCCGTCGGCACCGAAGGATTTTCCGACAGGCGAAAGCCGCCCCAGGCGTTCGATCAACAGCCGCTGGAAGCGGCCGCGACCATCGCCGCCTGTCTTGCGGCGTGGCGCGCCGATCATGACGTGGAGTGGAAGGCCGAAGCGGCGCGCGTGTTCGCATGGTTCCTCGGCAGCAATGATCTGTCGGTCTCTCTGGTCGATCTGGAAACCGGGAGCTGTCGCGATGGCCTGCACCCCGATCGTCCCAACGAGAATCGCGGGGGCGAATCCGTGGTGTCTTATCTTCTAGGTCTTTGCGAAATTCGCCAGATTGCGCGCCTCAGCGAGAGCCGCGCGAATCTCCTGCCGCGCGTGGCCTGA
- a CDS encoding glycoside hydrolase family 130 protein → MSQHPFLNRQALSLRPDPSRVIVRSFKPATEPRDLNPTDKTRANHIVDRVLSLDADAAASQLADVLENFQGRHRNLLRVFETRAEEMEGALAEHAAFTQVQRQLIGAYFLNEYSFEASALFNPSIVAHPDQSDTPKGSLRFVLSLRAVGEGHVSSLTFRSGVIAADGTVSVDSAARLASSPKIVDPVYDLEKDDIEVAFQADEDISERVIFPVTASQSNGIEDARFVEFREGSRRTYYATYTAYSGRAIRSELIETSDFVSFRLSVLNGSAARNKGMALFPRKIGGKYAMIARQDNENVYLIYSDDLYTWDGGQAILKPQFPWEFVQIGNCGSPIELDEGWLLLTHGVGPVRKYSIGAALLDKNDPSKVIGRLREPLLRPDPSEREGYVPNVVYTCGAMRHNDKIIFPYAVSDTFSNFATIEIAALMKAMGG, encoded by the coding sequence TTGTCTCAACATCCATTCCTGAACCGTCAGGCGCTATCTCTGCGGCCCGACCCGAGCCGCGTAATTGTGCGGTCTTTCAAACCGGCAACCGAGCCACGCGACCTCAACCCGACGGACAAGACCCGCGCCAACCATATCGTGGACAGAGTTTTAAGCCTTGATGCCGATGCCGCAGCGAGCCAGTTGGCCGACGTCCTGGAGAATTTTCAGGGGCGGCACCGCAACCTGCTGCGGGTATTCGAGACGCGCGCCGAAGAGATGGAAGGCGCGCTGGCCGAGCACGCCGCTTTCACGCAGGTACAGCGCCAACTGATTGGCGCTTACTTCCTGAATGAATATTCGTTTGAGGCATCCGCGCTATTCAATCCCAGCATCGTGGCGCATCCGGATCAGTCGGACACGCCGAAAGGCAGTCTGCGGTTTGTTCTGAGCCTTCGCGCGGTCGGCGAAGGCCATGTGTCGTCGTTGACGTTTCGATCCGGCGTTATCGCTGCCGACGGAACCGTCAGCGTAGATTCCGCTGCCCGCCTTGCATCGAGCCCCAAGATCGTCGATCCGGTCTATGATCTTGAGAAAGACGATATCGAGGTCGCATTCCAGGCCGATGAAGATATCAGCGAGCGAGTGATTTTTCCCGTCACGGCATCGCAATCCAACGGAATCGAGGATGCGCGCTTCGTTGAATTCCGCGAGGGCAGCCGAAGAACTTACTACGCAACCTATACCGCCTACAGCGGACGGGCGATCCGGTCCGAACTGATCGAGACCTCCGACTTCGTTTCGTTTCGCCTGTCGGTGCTGAACGGCAGCGCGGCGCGCAACAAGGGCATGGCGCTATTTCCCCGCAAGATCGGTGGCAAATACGCGATGATCGCGCGACAAGATAACGAGAACGTCTATCTGATCTATTCGGATGATCTGTACACCTGGGATGGCGGGCAGGCGATCTTGAAGCCACAATTCCCGTGGGAGTTCGTACAGATCGGCAACTGCGGATCGCCGATCGAACTCGACGAGGGATGGCTGTTGCTGACGCACGGCGTCGGACCGGTCCGGAAGTATTCGATCGGAGCAGCGTTGCTCGACAAAAATGATCCTTCGAAGGTGATCGGCCGTTTGCGCGAGCCCTTGCTTCGGCCCGACCCCTCGGAACGAGAGGGATACGTTCCGAACGTCGTTTATACGTGCGGCGCAATGCGACACAACGACAAGATCATCTTTCCTTACGCGGTCTCCGATACCTTTTCCAATTTTGCGACCATCGAAATCGCCGCCTTGATGAAAGCCATGGGCGGGTGA
- a CDS encoding IS256-like element ISNha10 family transposase has product MTRDITPAGLPATGAVDEAFAEVRASFDRFCLTAGIEVLGTMMEADVTAACGPRHGRDAARRAHRWGRTRGRIGFHGGKIEVERPRARGVDGREITIPSWETAAQEDWLGRWAMNLMLINVSTRRFGRAVRLPEGDVLAPPGSGVSKSAASRRFVALSAARLADFMAADLSALDLLVVQIDGLHLGGDLVLVAAIGVDGEGNKHPLALVEGASENAATVQALLDNMVARGLDPTMPRLFIVDGAKALSKAIRRTFGSAAAIQRCQIHKARNIMERLPKEHHAATRRVLRQAWELDDADKAEKLIRNLARRLDQQWPGVAASILEGLDEILTIVRLKLPKELRRSLACTNIAENMMGTIRRVTRNVKRWRDAGMALRWVAAGMIEANKGFRRLKAHKQLSVLRAALQAHHNRMTIKPVAHVTRAA; this is encoded by the coding sequence ATGACGAGAGATATCACACCGGCTGGTTTGCCGGCGACCGGAGCTGTGGACGAAGCGTTTGCGGAAGTGCGGGCGAGCTTCGATCGGTTCTGCCTTACGGCAGGGATCGAAGTGCTCGGCACGATGATGGAGGCGGATGTCACGGCGGCCTGCGGGCCGCGCCACGGTCGCGATGCGGCGCGGCGGGCGCACCGTTGGGGCCGAACGCGGGGACGGATCGGCTTCCACGGCGGCAAGATCGAGGTCGAGCGCCCGCGGGCCCGGGGCGTGGACGGCCGCGAGATCACGATCCCGAGCTGGGAAACGGCGGCGCAGGAGGACTGGCTCGGTCGCTGGGCGATGAACCTGATGCTGATCAATGTGTCGACGCGCCGGTTCGGTCGCGCTGTCCGGCTGCCCGAGGGTGACGTGCTGGCACCGCCCGGATCGGGGGTTTCGAAGTCGGCGGCCTCGCGGAGGTTCGTAGCGCTGTCGGCGGCGCGGCTGGCCGACTTCATGGCTGCCGATCTATCCGCGCTCGACCTTCTGGTGGTGCAAATCGACGGGTTGCATCTCGGCGGCGATCTCGTGCTGGTCGCCGCGATCGGGGTTGACGGCGAAGGCAATAAGCATCCGCTGGCGCTGGTGGAAGGGGCGAGCGAGAACGCCGCAACGGTTCAGGCCCTGCTGGACAACATGGTCGCGCGCGGGCTCGACCCGACGATGCCAAGACTGTTTATCGTCGACGGCGCGAAGGCATTGTCGAAGGCGATCCGCCGCACCTTCGGTTCGGCCGCTGCGATCCAGCGCTGCCAGATCCACAAGGCGCGCAACATCATGGAACGCCTGCCGAAAGAGCATCATGCGGCCACCCGTCGGGTGCTGCGTCAGGCTTGGGAGCTCGATGACGCCGACAAGGCTGAAAAATTGATCCGCAATCTCGCGCGTCGACTCGACCAGCAATGGCCCGGCGTAGCGGCCAGCATCCTCGAAGGCCTCGACGAAATCCTGACCATTGTCCGGTTGAAGCTGCCGAAGGAGCTTCGTCGATCGCTCGCCTGTACCAACATCGCCGAGAACATGATGGGCACCATTCGCCGCGTCACCCGCAACGTCAAACGCTGGCGGGATGCCGGTATGGCCTTGCGATGGGTCGCGGCCGGCATGATCGAGGCCAACAAGGGCTTCCGACGATTGAAGGCGCACAAACAACTATCGGTACTACGAGCGGCCCTTCAAGCTCACCACAATCGCATGACGATCAAACCAGTTGCCCACGTCACGAGGGCTGCGTAA
- a CDS encoding sensor histidine kinase, translated as MSLNGAAPPHDFLEAENVSLRLLLAQPEIDAQGLLAQAGIDAREREASDKLQKLILEELHHRIKNTLATVSAIATQSLRHVKGAEHAQHAIAGRLQALGRAHDLLLQARWNSADLGHIIRSATEAFDNPDVPKFSIAGPDIQMASGAVIAIAMTLNELCTNTTKFGALSEPTGHVDVAWTLDPKTQRVHLAWTEMNGPVVHAPENHSFGTRLIETLGKQLKGDVPIAVELRVGPTLAEWMLRSPRDVGNWFDRHAIVVSLKGRS; from the coding sequence GTGTCGCTCAACGGCGCGGCACCGCCTCACGACTTTCTGGAGGCAGAGAATGTCAGCCTTCGGTTGCTGTTGGCGCAGCCCGAAATCGATGCCCAGGGTTTGCTGGCTCAGGCCGGCATTGACGCCCGCGAGCGTGAGGCATCCGACAAGCTGCAGAAGCTGATCCTGGAAGAGCTTCATCATCGCATCAAGAATACGCTCGCGACGGTCAGCGCCATCGCCACCCAGAGCCTTCGCCACGTGAAGGGCGCCGAACACGCGCAGCACGCCATCGCGGGCCGGCTGCAGGCGCTCGGACGAGCTCACGATCTCCTTCTACAGGCAAGGTGGAACAGCGCCGACCTTGGCCATATCATCCGCAGCGCCACCGAGGCCTTCGACAATCCGGACGTTCCGAAATTCTCGATTGCAGGACCGGACATCCAGATGGCGTCGGGCGCCGTGATCGCCATAGCCATGACGCTCAATGAACTCTGCACGAACACCACGAAGTTCGGAGCCCTGTCGGAGCCAACTGGGCACGTCGACGTCGCCTGGACGCTGGATCCAAAGACGCAGCGCGTGCACCTGGCATGGACCGAAATGAACGGTCCAGTAGTTCACGCTCCGGAAAACCACAGTTTCGGGACGCGCCTCATCGAGACGCTAGGCAAGCAGCTCAAAGGGGATGTCCCGATCGCTGTTGAACTACGCGTCGGGCCGACGTTGGCGGAATGGATGTTACGCAGCCCTCGTGACGTGGGCAACTGGTTTGATCGTCATGCGATTGTGGTGAGCTTGAAGGGCCGCTCGTAG
- a CDS encoding cupin domain-containing protein: MRRHSSLRPAAEAQATPMICGFFSCDVRPFNPLLDSLPRFIRCGGGTATSDGLLDNFIRFAAREANSKRAGSQTVLNRLSELMLVEVIRTHMDQPLCLTS, translated from the coding sequence ATGCGTCGCCATTCAAGCTTACGGCCGGCAGCGGAGGCCCAAGCGACGCCCATGATCTGCGGCTTTTTCAGTTGCGACGTGCGCCCGTTCAATCCGCTGCTCGATTCGCTGCCGCGCTTCATCCGCTGTGGGGGCGGGACAGCCACGTCGGACGGACTGCTCGATAATTTCATTCGCTTCGCCGCGAGGGAGGCGAACAGCAAGCGCGCCGGAAGCCAAACTGTTCTCAACCGCCTGTCGGAGTTGATGTTGGTCGAAGTGATCCGCACGCATATGGATCAGCCCTTGTGCTTGACCTCGTGA